One Streptomyces sp. R28 DNA window includes the following coding sequences:
- a CDS encoding M1 family metallopeptidase, whose amino-acid sequence MKQAIGKQATRRTAVLRREAVIVTVPLALAALLATAGPASAGPLGEAGVGDPYFPLAGNGGYHVEHYDLTLRYVPTSRHLDGKAVLTARATRSLTRFDLDLKGLKVTGLTVDHRKAAFRRDGQELVVTPRRALRRGQVFSVAVTYNGTPGPVTDPDGSLDGWIPTDDGAFVAGEPQGAMTWFPANNHPKDKSSYDFTITVPKGRTAVANGVLLGQWTRNGLTTFRWHQPEPMAAYLATATVGRFQVEQYTTRDGIRVYNAVDPREAAEAAPVLKKLPSVLEWASKLFGPYPYRAAGSIVDRAPDVGYALETQTRPVYDRAPNLSTLVHESAHQWFGDSVSLTSWKDIWLNEGFATYVDWLYSEQHGGDSAQHTFDALYARPADDVLWEFPPGDPGSGANIFGVPVYARGAMALHRLRTTVGDRTFFRILRTWAGERRDGHGTTAQFVRLAERVSGKELDALLRTWVYAPGKPNKP is encoded by the coding sequence GTGAAGCAGGCCATCGGAAAGCAGGCCACCAGACGTACGGCGGTCCTCCGCCGCGAAGCCGTGATCGTGACCGTCCCCCTCGCCCTGGCCGCGCTCCTCGCGACCGCCGGGCCCGCGTCGGCCGGACCCCTCGGTGAGGCCGGCGTGGGCGACCCGTACTTCCCGCTGGCCGGCAACGGCGGCTACCACGTCGAGCACTATGACCTGACCCTCCGTTACGTCCCGACGAGCCGTCACCTCGACGGCAAGGCGGTTCTGACGGCCCGCGCCACCCGGTCCCTGACCCGCTTCGACCTCGACCTCAAGGGCCTTAAGGTCACCGGACTCACCGTCGACCACCGCAAGGCCGCCTTCCGGCGCGACGGACAGGAACTCGTCGTCACCCCGCGCCGCGCCCTGCGCCGGGGCCAGGTGTTCAGCGTCGCGGTCACCTACAACGGCACCCCTGGCCCGGTCACCGACCCGGACGGTTCGCTCGACGGCTGGATCCCGACCGACGACGGCGCCTTCGTCGCCGGGGAGCCGCAGGGCGCCATGACCTGGTTCCCGGCCAACAACCACCCCAAGGACAAGTCGTCGTACGACTTCACGATCACCGTCCCCAAGGGCCGCACCGCCGTCGCCAACGGCGTCCTCCTGGGGCAGTGGACGAGGAACGGCCTGACCACCTTCCGCTGGCACCAGCCCGAACCCATGGCCGCCTACCTCGCCACGGCGACCGTGGGGAGGTTCCAGGTCGAGCAGTACACCACCCGCGACGGCATCCGGGTCTACAACGCCGTCGACCCGCGCGAGGCCGCCGAGGCGGCACCCGTACTGAAGAAGCTGCCCTCCGTCCTGGAGTGGGCGAGCAAGCTCTTCGGGCCCTACCCGTACCGGGCCGCCGGTTCGATCGTGGACCGCGCCCCGGACGTGGGGTACGCGCTGGAGACCCAGACGCGTCCCGTGTACGACCGGGCGCCGAACCTCAGCACCCTCGTCCATGAGAGCGCCCACCAGTGGTTCGGCGACTCGGTGTCCCTGACCAGCTGGAAGGACATCTGGCTCAACGAGGGCTTCGCCACCTACGTCGACTGGCTCTACAGCGAGCAGCACGGCGGCGACAGCGCACAGCACACCTTCGACGCGCTGTACGCCCGCCCCGCGGACGACGTTCTGTGGGAGTTCCCGCCCGGCGACCCGGGCAGCGGCGCGAACATCTTCGGCGTCCCCGTCTACGCCCGCGGCGCGATGGCCCTGCACCGGCTCCGTACGACGGTCGGGGACCGGACGTTCTTCCGGATCCTGCGGACGTGGGCGGGCGAGCGCCGCGACGGCCACGGCACGACAGCGCAGTTCGTCCGGCTCGCGGAACGTGTGTCGGGCAAAGAGCTGGACGCGCTGTTGCGGACCTGGGTGTACGCCCCTGGCAAGCCGAACAAGCCGTAG
- a CDS encoding response regulator transcription factor, with product MCAHVLVAEDDEMQAELIRRSLLAEGHTATVVHDGAAALDAARRLRPDLVVLDLMLPVIDGFGVCRVLRRDDDIPVLMLTARSTEDDVLLGLELGADDYMTKPYSPRELMARIRTVLRRSGRAVDRREEPVVRAAGIAVDPGRHEVRCDGAAVECTPAEFEILLAMAAEPERVFSRRQLLECTRGTDRASTERAVDVHIMNLRRKIEADPRRPVRLLTVFGVGYKLCGGRG from the coding sequence GTGTGCGCACATGTGCTGGTCGCCGAGGACGACGAGATGCAGGCCGAACTGATACGCCGCTCCCTGCTGGCGGAGGGCCACACCGCCACCGTGGTCCACGACGGGGCGGCCGCCCTCGACGCCGCCCGCAGGCTCAGGCCGGACCTCGTCGTCCTCGACCTGATGCTGCCCGTGATCGACGGGTTCGGGGTGTGCCGGGTGCTGCGCCGGGACGACGACATCCCTGTGCTGATGCTGACGGCGCGTTCGACCGAGGACGACGTACTTCTCGGCCTCGAACTCGGGGCCGACGACTACATGACCAAGCCGTACAGCCCTCGTGAGCTGATGGCCCGCATCCGCACGGTGCTGCGGCGCAGCGGGCGTGCTGTCGACCGGCGGGAGGAACCCGTCGTGCGCGCGGCGGGCATAGCCGTCGACCCCGGGCGGCACGAGGTGCGATGCGACGGGGCCGCCGTGGAGTGCACGCCGGCCGAGTTCGAGATCCTGCTCGCCATGGCCGCCGAGCCCGAACGGGTCTTCTCCCGGCGGCAGTTGCTGGAGTGCACCCGGGGCACCGACCGGGCCTCCACCGAACGGGCCGTCGATGTCCACATCATGAACCTGCGCAGGAAGATCGAGGCCGATCCGCGCAGGCCGGTGCGGCTGCTGACCGTGTTCGGCGTCGGCTACAAGCTCTGCGGCGGCCGCGGATGA
- a CDS encoding WhiB family transcriptional regulator has protein sequence MDDWRDHAACRHEDPDLFYPIGTSGPMLLQTEQAKEVCRRCSVREQCLRWALDTEQFIGVWGGTSENERRALRRRARRTG, from the coding sequence ATGGACGACTGGCGAGACCACGCCGCCTGCCGCCATGAGGACCCCGACCTCTTCTACCCGATCGGCACATCCGGGCCGATGCTGCTGCAGACGGAGCAGGCCAAGGAGGTCTGCCGGCGCTGCTCGGTCCGGGAGCAGTGTCTGCGCTGGGCGCTCGACACGGAGCAGTTCATCGGGGTCTGGGGCGGCACGAGCGAGAACGAGCGCCGGGCGCTGCGGCGGCGGGCCCGACGAACCGGGTAA
- a CDS encoding ATP-binding protein, with the protein MNRRVPLRKRLLVRLLIATVLIAVCSVTATAWLAVETTTRALREEQGQVLAEDMDVLARLSGYAATHPEWRGVQDTVRALSARTGRRIALTTTDRTTIADSAPPGTSLPPRAAATVDPLRVDTYTERGAQRGGIDPRVVGPYRVTGEERARLAKLALVRQKCFARNGYEADVVQTPSGRPVVTDHDGPVAGGHVPDACADGLLNTPTPTEEKALADLTERSQACLAKHGMGPSMNKFVAVDVTEQRLGTRYLLGKDVRPGDREAVRAAERCADGARRAQLDPYVAPVAELFLGGGDTTAVRFDMSPANKAKVVGAAGLVLAVTVAVTAVVATRLVRPLRALTEAGQQPPELHVRVPVTTRDETGILAAAFNDLTERRERWEAQRKAMVSDIAHELRSPLTNIRGWLEVTRDGVVDPDPALLASLHEEALVLQRVIDDLQDLAAADAGTLRLHREPVRADELLDQVAAAHRVAAHTAGVSLRTTADGTPWLDADPVRMRQALGNLLSNALRHTPPDGTVTLTARRDGDDVVLEVTDTGAGIDAEDLPYVFDRFWRAEKSRSRRTGGSGLGLPIVRHLVAAHGGTVDVASEPGAGCVFALRLPGAAAPD; encoded by the coding sequence ATGAACCGGCGGGTACCGCTGCGCAAGCGCCTCCTGGTCCGGCTGCTGATCGCCACGGTGCTGATCGCCGTGTGCTCGGTGACGGCGACCGCCTGGCTCGCGGTGGAGACCACCACCCGGGCGCTGCGGGAGGAACAGGGGCAGGTCCTCGCGGAGGACATGGACGTCCTTGCCCGCCTCAGCGGCTACGCGGCGACCCACCCCGAGTGGCGGGGAGTGCAGGACACCGTACGGGCGCTGTCCGCGCGCACGGGTCGCCGTATCGCCCTGACGACGACCGACCGCACGACCATCGCCGACTCGGCCCCGCCCGGTACCTCCCTGCCGCCCCGTGCCGCCGCCACCGTCGACCCGCTGCGCGTCGACACGTACACCGAGCGCGGAGCACAGCGCGGCGGCATCGATCCGCGGGTGGTGGGCCCGTACCGGGTGACCGGCGAGGAGCGCGCCAGGCTGGCCAAGCTCGCCCTGGTCCGGCAGAAGTGCTTCGCCCGCAACGGCTACGAGGCCGACGTCGTCCAGACGCCGAGCGGCCGCCCCGTCGTCACGGACCACGACGGGCCCGTCGCGGGCGGCCATGTCCCCGACGCATGCGCCGACGGACTGCTCAACACCCCCACACCGACCGAGGAGAAGGCCCTGGCCGATCTGACCGAGCGCTCCCAGGCGTGCCTGGCCAAGCACGGAATGGGTCCGAGCATGAACAAGTTCGTCGCCGTCGACGTGACCGAGCAACGCCTGGGCACCCGCTACCTCCTGGGCAAGGACGTCAGGCCCGGCGACCGCGAGGCCGTGCGTGCGGCGGAACGCTGTGCCGACGGGGCACGCCGCGCCCAACTCGACCCGTACGTCGCCCCCGTCGCCGAACTCTTCCTGGGCGGTGGCGACACCACCGCCGTCCGCTTCGACATGTCCCCGGCCAACAAGGCCAAGGTCGTCGGCGCCGCCGGGCTCGTGCTCGCGGTCACCGTGGCCGTGACCGCCGTCGTCGCCACCCGGCTCGTTCGGCCGCTGCGGGCACTGACGGAGGCGGGGCAGCAGCCGCCCGAGCTGCATGTGCGTGTCCCCGTCACCACGCGCGACGAGACCGGCATCCTCGCCGCCGCCTTCAATGACCTGACCGAGCGGCGTGAGCGGTGGGAGGCCCAGCGAAAGGCGATGGTCAGCGACATCGCCCATGAACTGCGCAGCCCGCTCACCAACATCCGCGGCTGGCTGGAAGTCACCCGTGACGGCGTCGTCGACCCGGACCCCGCCCTGCTCGCCTCGCTGCACGAGGAGGCCCTCGTCCTCCAGCGCGTCATCGACGACCTCCAGGACCTCGCCGCCGCCGACGCCGGCACCCTGCGCCTGCACCGTGAGCCCGTCCGCGCCGACGAACTCCTCGACCAGGTGGCCGCCGCCCACCGGGTCGCCGCCCACACGGCGGGCGTCAGCCTGCGCACCACGGCCGACGGCACCCCCTGGCTGGACGCCGACCCCGTGCGCATGCGCCAGGCCCTCGGCAACCTCCTCTCCAACGCCCTGCGCCACACGCCGCCCGACGGCACCGTCACGCTCACCGCCCGGCGGGACGGCGACGACGTGGTCCTCGAGGTCACCGACACCGGGGCCGGTATCGACGCCGAGGACCTGCCGTACGTCTTCGACCGGTTCTGGCGCGCGGAGAAGTCCCGCAGCCGACGTACCGGAGGCAGCGGGCTGGGCCTGCCGATCGTCCGGCACCTGGTCGCCGCGCACGGGGGAACCGTCGACGTGGCGAGCGAGCCCGGTGCCGGCTGCGTGTTCGCGCTGCGGTTGCCGGGAGCCGCGGCACCCGACTGA
- a CDS encoding saccharopine dehydrogenase family protein: MRVLLVGAGGVGTAPTRIAARRPFFEAMVVADYDLARAEAAVAALGGDARFRAERVDASDEAAVAALLERHACDVLLNATDPRFVMPLFRAARTADATYVDMAMSLSRPHPERPYEECGIKLGDAQFQQAAEWEKAGALALVGMGVEPGLSDVFARHAADELFDEIEEIGVRDGANLTVDGYDFAPSFSIWTTIEECLNPPVVHEVGRGWFTTEPFSEPEVFDFPEGIGPVECVNVEHEEVLLIPRWVDARRVTFKYGLGEDFIRTLKTLHLLGLDRTEPVTVPSAAGPVEVSPRDVVAACLPDPATLGERMHGKTCAGTWVRGVKDGKPREVYLYHVVDNQWSMAEYGSQAVVWQTAVNPVVALELLATGAWSGAGVLGPEAFPARPFLDLLTAYGSPWGMREQ; this comes from the coding sequence ATGCGTGTACTGCTCGTGGGAGCCGGCGGGGTGGGTACCGCCCCCACCCGGATCGCGGCCCGGCGACCGTTCTTCGAGGCGATGGTCGTCGCCGACTACGACCTGGCACGGGCCGAGGCGGCCGTGGCGGCGCTCGGCGGTGACGCCCGGTTCCGGGCCGAGCGCGTCGACGCGAGCGACGAGGCGGCGGTGGCCGCGCTGCTGGAGCGGCACGCCTGCGACGTGCTCCTCAACGCCACCGACCCGCGGTTCGTGATGCCGCTGTTCCGGGCCGCGCGCACGGCCGATGCCACGTATGTCGACATGGCGATGTCGCTGTCGAGGCCGCATCCGGAGCGGCCGTACGAGGAGTGCGGGATCAAGCTGGGCGACGCCCAGTTCCAGCAGGCCGCCGAGTGGGAGAAGGCGGGTGCGCTGGCGCTCGTCGGCATGGGTGTGGAGCCGGGCCTGTCGGACGTCTTCGCCCGGCACGCGGCCGACGAACTCTTCGACGAGATCGAGGAGATCGGCGTCCGCGACGGCGCGAACCTCACCGTCGACGGCTACGACTTCGCGCCGTCCTTCAGCATCTGGACGACGATCGAGGAGTGCCTCAATCCGCCGGTGGTCCACGAGGTGGGCCGCGGCTGGTTCACCACCGAGCCCTTCAGCGAGCCCGAGGTGTTCGACTTCCCCGAGGGCATCGGCCCGGTCGAGTGCGTGAACGTGGAGCACGAGGAGGTGCTCCTGATTCCGCGTTGGGTCGACGCGCGCCGGGTGACCTTCAAGTACGGCCTGGGCGAGGACTTCATCCGTACGCTCAAGACGCTGCACCTGTTGGGCCTGGACCGCACCGAGCCGGTGACCGTGCCGAGCGCCGCCGGGCCGGTGGAGGTCTCGCCCCGGGACGTCGTCGCCGCGTGTCTGCCGGACCCGGCGACGCTGGGTGAGCGGATGCACGGCAAGACCTGTGCGGGGACCTGGGTGCGGGGCGTCAAGGACGGCAAGCCGCGCGAGGTGTACCTGTACCACGTGGTCGACAACCAGTGGTCCATGGCGGAGTACGGCTCCCAGGCCGTGGTGTGGCAGACCGCCGTCAACCCGGTCGTCGCCCTCGAACTCCTCGCCACCGGCGCCTGGTCCGGCGCGGGCGTGCTGGGCCCGGAGGCCTTCCCGGCCCGCCCCTTCCTGGATCTGCTGACGGCGTACGGTTCCCCGTGGGGCATGCGCGAACAGTGA
- a CDS encoding DUF488 domain-containing protein yields the protein MSIRVRRVYEPPEPEDGVRVLVDRLWPRGLSKDAARVDEWPKGLTPSTELRRWYHADERSYEEFADRYEAELAEPEAVELLEHVRELAGKGEVTLLTSSKSPERSHAAVLARLLQA from the coding sequence GTGAGCATTCGCGTCCGCCGCGTGTACGAACCGCCCGAGCCGGAGGACGGCGTGCGTGTCCTGGTCGACCGGCTGTGGCCGCGCGGTCTGTCGAAGGACGCGGCCCGCGTGGACGAGTGGCCCAAGGGGCTCACCCCGTCGACGGAGCTGCGCCGCTGGTATCACGCGGACGAAAGGTCGTACGAGGAGTTCGCCGACCGCTACGAGGCGGAGCTGGCCGAGCCGGAGGCGGTCGAACTCCTCGAACACGTGCGGGAGTTGGCGGGCAAGGGTGAGGTGACCCTGCTGACCTCGTCGAAGTCCCCCGAGCGGAGCCACGCCGCCGTGCTGGCCCGTCTCCTGCAGGCGTGA
- a CDS encoding TetR/AcrR family transcriptional regulator: MPKPVVPEEKRRRRRPTKSGTVLSERLIVETALRMLREHGSAGLTARRLGLALDADPSTLYRYFRGMDELTLAIGDALIGQALDGWEPTGQWRADLRAVGLRIHAAYVAHPQAAALTTSRVTGRANELAADETVLDILRTAGFPLSDTVRIYHAFIDQTLAFAALDAASLALPSESLRADEDVWRSTYGRLPRAAYPRIAEAAPLLATRMVTSAYPTALEMLLDSAAAQLQSF, from the coding sequence GTGCCGAAACCGGTCGTTCCGGAGGAGAAGCGGCGCCGACGACGTCCCACGAAGAGCGGCACCGTGCTCTCGGAGCGGCTGATCGTCGAGACGGCGCTGCGCATGCTGCGCGAACACGGCAGCGCCGGCCTCACCGCCCGCCGCCTCGGCCTGGCCCTCGACGCCGACCCCAGCACGCTGTACCGGTACTTCCGCGGCATGGACGAGCTGACCCTCGCCATCGGCGACGCCCTCATCGGCCAGGCGCTGGACGGCTGGGAGCCGACGGGGCAGTGGCGGGCCGACCTGCGCGCCGTCGGGCTGCGCATCCACGCCGCCTACGTCGCCCACCCGCAGGCCGCCGCGCTGACGACGAGCCGGGTCACCGGCCGGGCCAACGAACTCGCCGCCGACGAGACCGTGCTGGACATCCTGCGCACCGCCGGATTCCCGCTGTCGGACACCGTGCGCATCTACCACGCCTTCATCGACCAGACGCTGGCCTTCGCCGCGCTCGACGCGGCGTCGCTGGCGCTGCCGAGCGAGTCGCTGCGCGCTGACGAGGACGTGTGGCGCTCTACGTATGGCCGGTTGCCGCGTGCCGCCTATCCGCGGATCGCCGAGGCGGCGCCGCTGCTCGCGACCCGGATGGTGACCAGCGCTTATCCGACGGCGCTGGAGATGCTGTTGGACAGTGCCGCCGCCCAGTTGCAGTCCTTCTGA
- a CDS encoding LysE/ArgO family amino acid transporter, with amino-acid sequence MTNALTTAAAGFGTGLSLIVAIGAQNAFVLRQGIRRDAVLAVVGICALSDALLITLGVAGVGAVVVAWPGVLKAVAWVGGAFLLCYGALAARRVFRPSGALLTDGDAAGSRRRAVLACLAMTWLNPHVYLDTVFLLGTVAADRGPMRWTFGLGAACASLCWFVALGFGARLLSRHLAKPAAWRALDGLVAATMIALGVSLIAGS; translated from the coding sequence ATGACCAACGCCCTCACCACCGCGGCCGCCGGATTCGGTACCGGCCTCTCGCTGATCGTCGCCATCGGCGCCCAGAACGCCTTCGTCCTGCGCCAGGGGATACGCCGCGACGCGGTCCTCGCCGTCGTCGGCATCTGCGCCCTGTCCGACGCGCTCCTCATCACCCTGGGCGTGGCCGGCGTCGGCGCGGTGGTGGTGGCGTGGCCCGGCGTGCTGAAGGCGGTCGCGTGGGTGGGCGGGGCGTTCCTGCTCTGCTACGGCGCTCTCGCCGCCCGCCGGGTGTTCCGGCCGAGCGGTGCCCTGCTGACCGACGGCGACGCGGCGGGGTCACGGCGCCGGGCGGTGCTGGCCTGCCTCGCGATGACCTGGCTCAATCCGCACGTCTACCTCGACACGGTCTTCCTGCTCGGCACGGTCGCCGCCGACCGCGGCCCGATGCGCTGGACGTTCGGCCTCGGTGCCGCATGCGCCAGCCTGTGCTGGTTCGTCGCCCTCGGTTTCGGCGCGCGGCTACTGAGCCGGCACCTCGCGAAGCCCGCGGCCTGGCGCGCGCTGGACGGACTGGTGGCCGCGACGATGATCGCTCTGGGGGTCAGCCTCATCGCCGGAAGCTGA
- a CDS encoding LysR family transcriptional regulator ArgP encodes MKTELTELPLDQVRTLLAVVDEGTFDAAAAALHVTPSAVSQRVKALEQRTGRVLLVRTKPVRPTESGEVVARFARQLARLERDARAELGMSGAGEATRVSIAVNADSLATWFLGALTRVPQEPRLSFELRREDESRTASMLREGLVMAAVTSSPDAVAGCSVRALGRMRYLAAASPQFAERHLGGALRDALVQAPVMTFDRSDDLQDTFVRRLRRSRTGASAVRHYVPTSEGFLSAVTAGMGWGMIPEAQAEPLLKDGRLVQLAPERPVDVPLYWQQWKLHSPALVAVTEAVTATATEALRG; translated from the coding sequence GTGAAGACAGAGCTGACCGAGCTTCCCCTCGACCAGGTGCGGACACTGCTAGCCGTGGTGGACGAGGGCACCTTCGACGCGGCCGCCGCCGCGCTGCATGTGACGCCGTCGGCGGTGAGCCAGCGCGTGAAGGCGCTGGAGCAACGCACGGGCCGGGTGCTGCTGGTGCGGACCAAGCCGGTGCGGCCGACCGAGTCGGGTGAGGTCGTCGCCCGGTTCGCCCGCCAGCTGGCGCGGCTGGAGCGCGATGCGCGGGCCGAGCTCGGCATGAGCGGGGCCGGGGAGGCGACCCGGGTGTCGATCGCGGTCAACGCCGACTCGCTGGCGACCTGGTTCCTGGGGGCCCTCACGCGCGTGCCCCAGGAGCCACGGCTCAGCTTCGAGCTGCGGCGGGAGGACGAGAGCCGTACGGCGTCGATGCTGCGGGAGGGCCTGGTGATGGCGGCGGTGACCTCGTCACCGGATGCCGTGGCGGGGTGTTCCGTGCGTGCGCTGGGCCGGATGCGCTATCTGGCCGCGGCGAGCCCGCAGTTCGCCGAGCGGCACCTCGGCGGCGCGCTGCGGGACGCACTGGTCCAGGCGCCGGTGATGACCTTCGACCGCAGTGACGATCTCCAGGACACCTTCGTCCGCAGGCTCCGGCGCAGCCGCACCGGCGCGAGTGCCGTACGGCACTACGTCCCCACCTCGGAGGGCTTCCTGTCGGCTGTGACCGCGGGAATGGGCTGGGGCATGATCCCCGAGGCCCAGGCGGAGCCGCTCCTGAAGGACGGCCGCCTCGTGCAGCTGGCCCCGGAGCGGCCGGTCGACGTTCCGCTGTACTGGCAGCAGTGGAAGCTGCACTCGCCGGCGCTGGTCGCGGTGACGGAGGCGGTGACGGCAACGGCGACGGAGGCGCTGCGCGGCTGA
- a CDS encoding L,D-transpeptidase family protein produces MITDRPRAVLLAAFLLLTGCGGGAVATPAHEPGAATATAGTDMPGTPTTDAPTPEITLRAAPRRLPGLGPKTWAEVPSQTRQAVVVTGRGKNSPRSTVVLYERTEAGWEAGGSWPAHNALRGWSDHHRAGDLRSPIGVFTLTDAGGLLRDPGTRLPYDHGVGFTATGTGSEGEPLAGSFDYVIAIDYNRKPGTSPLDWTRPMGAGRGGGIWLHVDHDGPTQGCVSIAREHMRELLRTLDPDRHPVVVMGDAKSLAR; encoded by the coding sequence ATGATCACCGACCGACCTCGTGCCGTGCTGCTGGCCGCCTTCCTGTTGCTGACCGGATGCGGCGGGGGAGCCGTGGCGACACCGGCTCACGAGCCCGGCGCCGCCACGGCCACGGCGGGCACGGACATGCCGGGCACGCCGACGACGGACGCGCCCACGCCCGAGATCACGCTGCGGGCCGCCCCGCGGAGACTGCCCGGCCTGGGACCGAAGACCTGGGCCGAGGTGCCCTCCCAGACCCGGCAGGCCGTCGTCGTCACCGGACGCGGCAAGAACTCCCCGCGGTCCACCGTCGTCCTGTACGAGCGCACCGAGGCCGGCTGGGAGGCCGGTGGCAGTTGGCCCGCCCACAATGCCCTGCGCGGCTGGAGCGACCACCACCGGGCCGGCGATCTGCGCTCACCCATCGGGGTCTTCACACTCACGGACGCCGGCGGCCTGCTCCGCGACCCCGGGACCAGGCTGCCGTACGACCACGGGGTCGGATTCACCGCCACCGGCACCGGCTCGGAGGGCGAGCCCCTCGCCGGCTCCTTCGACTACGTGATCGCCATCGACTACAACCGCAAGCCCGGCACTTCGCCCCTCGACTGGACCCGCCCTATGGGTGCGGGCCGAGGCGGCGGCATATGGCTGCACGTCGACCACGACGGACCGACGCAGGGCTGTGTCAGCATCGCGCGGGAACACATGCGGGAGCTGCTGCGCACGCTCGACCCCGACCGGCATCCCGTCGTCGTCATGGGCGACGCCAAGTCGCTCGCCCGCTGA